In one Gossypium hirsutum isolate 1008001.06 chromosome D09, Gossypium_hirsutum_v2.1, whole genome shotgun sequence genomic region, the following are encoded:
- the LOC107891155 gene encoding transcription factor-like protein DPB isoform X2 encodes MVSGSNHIQNHNHHENGEKNPTLGGASRSWGTTVSGQSVSTSGSVGSPSSRSEQAMATPASENTFLRLNHLDIHGDDAGSQGAVGKKKKRGQRAVAGDKSGRGLRQFSMKVCEKVESKGRTTYNEVADELVAEFADPGNSVASPDQQQYDEKNIRRRVYDALNVLMAMDIISKDKKEIQWKGLPRTSLSDIEDLKTERLGLRNRIDKKAAYLHELEEQFVGLQNLIQRNEQLYSSGNASGGGVALPFILVQTRPHATVEVEISEDMQLVHFDFNSTPFELHDDNYVLKAMKFCERPQTDEMAHNFSADGEGSSMSAMYKQQILAPPRTSTPGRPPTSPPLPGILKARVKHEH; translated from the exons ATGGTAAGTGGTAGTAACCATATTCAAAACCATAACCACCATGAAAATGGGGAGAAAAACCCAACTTTGGGAGGAGCTTCTAGGTCGTGGGGCACGACCGTTTCCGGTCAATCCGTTTCGACTAGTGGTAGTGTTGGCTCTCCCTCGAGCCGGAGCGAGCAAGCTATGGCTACACCAGCTAGTGAGAATACTTTCTTAAGATTGAACCATCTCGATATTCACGGAGATGATGCTGGATCTCAAGGTGCCGTTgg taaaaagaagaagagaggtCAACGTGCAGTTGCAGGTGATAAGAGTGGCAGAGGGCTCCGCCAATTTAGCATGAAag TTTGTGAAAAGGTGGAAAGCAAGGGAAGAACCACATACAATGAG GTGGCAGATGAACTTGTAGCTGAATTTGCTGATCCTGGCAATAGTGTAGCATCACCAGATCAG CAACAGTATGACGAGAAAAACATCCGCCGAAGGGTTTATGATGCTCTGAATGTTCTAATGGCAATGGATATTATATCTAAGGATAAAAAAGAAATACAGTGGAAGGGACTTCCTCGTACTAGTCTGAGTGATATTGAAGATTTAAAG ACTGAACGGCTTGGGCTGAGAAATAGGATTGATAAAAAGGCTGCCTATTTGCATGAATTGGAGGAACAG TTTGTAGGTCTTCAGAATTTGATACAACGAAATGAGCAACTATACAGCTCAGGCAATGCTTCCGGTGGGGGAGTGGCTTTACCTTTCATCCTGGTGCAG ACACGCCCTCATGCAACTGTTGAGGTAGAAATATCGGAAGATATGCAGCTGGTGCATTTTGACTTTAATAG CACTCCCTTTGAGCTCCACGATGACAATTATGTTTTGAAGGCCATGAAATTCTGCGAGAGACCACAGACCGATGAAATGGCACACAATTTTTCTGCAGACGGTGAAGGTTCTAGCATGTCTGCAATGTACAAGCAACAGATCCTTGCTCCCCCAAGGACAAGCACACCAGGTAGGCCTCCTACATCCCCGCCTCTTCCGGGAATATTGAAAGCTCGAGTTAAGCATGAACATTAA
- the LOC107891155 gene encoding transcription factor-like protein DPB isoform X1: MVSGSNHIQNHNHHENGEKNPTLGGASRSWGTTVSGQSVSTSGSVGSPSSRSEQAMATPASENTFLRLNHLDIHGDDAGSQGAVGSKKKKRGQRAVAGDKSGRGLRQFSMKVCEKVESKGRTTYNEVADELVAEFADPGNSVASPDQQQYDEKNIRRRVYDALNVLMAMDIISKDKKEIQWKGLPRTSLSDIEDLKTERLGLRNRIDKKAAYLHELEEQFVGLQNLIQRNEQLYSSGNASGGGVALPFILVQTRPHATVEVEISEDMQLVHFDFNSTPFELHDDNYVLKAMKFCERPQTDEMAHNFSADGEGSSMSAMYKQQILAPPRTSTPGRPPTSPPLPGILKARVKHEH; encoded by the exons ATGGTAAGTGGTAGTAACCATATTCAAAACCATAACCACCATGAAAATGGGGAGAAAAACCCAACTTTGGGAGGAGCTTCTAGGTCGTGGGGCACGACCGTTTCCGGTCAATCCGTTTCGACTAGTGGTAGTGTTGGCTCTCCCTCGAGCCGGAGCGAGCAAGCTATGGCTACACCAGCTAGTGAGAATACTTTCTTAAGATTGAACCATCTCGATATTCACGGAGATGATGCTGGATCTCAAGGTGCCGTTgg TagtaaaaagaagaagagaggtCAACGTGCAGTTGCAGGTGATAAGAGTGGCAGAGGGCTCCGCCAATTTAGCATGAAag TTTGTGAAAAGGTGGAAAGCAAGGGAAGAACCACATACAATGAG GTGGCAGATGAACTTGTAGCTGAATTTGCTGATCCTGGCAATAGTGTAGCATCACCAGATCAG CAACAGTATGACGAGAAAAACATCCGCCGAAGGGTTTATGATGCTCTGAATGTTCTAATGGCAATGGATATTATATCTAAGGATAAAAAAGAAATACAGTGGAAGGGACTTCCTCGTACTAGTCTGAGTGATATTGAAGATTTAAAG ACTGAACGGCTTGGGCTGAGAAATAGGATTGATAAAAAGGCTGCCTATTTGCATGAATTGGAGGAACAG TTTGTAGGTCTTCAGAATTTGATACAACGAAATGAGCAACTATACAGCTCAGGCAATGCTTCCGGTGGGGGAGTGGCTTTACCTTTCATCCTGGTGCAG ACACGCCCTCATGCAACTGTTGAGGTAGAAATATCGGAAGATATGCAGCTGGTGCATTTTGACTTTAATAG CACTCCCTTTGAGCTCCACGATGACAATTATGTTTTGAAGGCCATGAAATTCTGCGAGAGACCACAGACCGATGAAATGGCACACAATTTTTCTGCAGACGGTGAAGGTTCTAGCATGTCTGCAATGTACAAGCAACAGATCCTTGCTCCCCCAAGGACAAGCACACCAGGTAGGCCTCCTACATCCCCGCCTCTTCCGGGAATATTGAAAGCTCGAGTTAAGCATGAACATTAA